A genomic stretch from Malus domestica chromosome 15, GDT2T_hap1 includes:
- the LOC103450399 gene encoding putative pectinesterase 11 produces MVNYPIYSSPTDDYINICIHTHPCYILNYHQLVVSVLHLCDIIMACGAANFTCLFVMAILMQAFMVVLSQPVEAEAISRSSKRFITVDKSGNGDYTKIQYAIDAVPSGNAQLVFIWVKPGVYHEKIVVPSDKPYITVSGTGTAHETVIIWNECGEIFDVAVFTVLATDFIGRFITIQNTYGIGAKAVALRVSADRAAFYACRILSRQDALFDHVGRHYYGHCYIEGDTDLIFGNAASFFEKCHLHSLSEHKGAITAQRRYAPSDQSGFTFLACVVTGVKTALLGRPWGPYSTVVFAYTYMSNVILPEGWDGWRLAPNNLSHVYYGQYKCYGPGAETSQRVKWSQSLTSEQVTPFLDQAIALQSESWQDRWSLLHPYGAEQGSVDGKNNMDQIGEDPSPIGEDVGVGWDPVEWSGAEGMSISPAEDMSSCESPRSPGIFLFLLFGLFV; encoded by the exons ATGGTAAACTATCCTATATATTCCTCACCTACAGATGACTACataaatatatgtatacacacacatcCGTGTTATATCTTGAACTATCATCAATTGGTTGTGTCTGTTCTTCACCTGTGCGATATTATCATGGCTTGTGGTGCTGCTAATTTCACGTGTTTATTCGTCATGGCAATACTAATGCAAGCTTTCATGGTCGTGCTCTCTCAACCAGTCGAAGCAGAAGCAATCTCGAGGTCCTCGAAAAGATTCATCACCGTCGACAAATCCGGCAACGGCGATTACACCAAAATACAGTACGCAATCGACGCCGTGCCGTCAGGTAATGCTCAGCTTGTGTTTATTTGGGTCAAGCCTGGTGTGTACCATGAAAAAATAGTTGTACCTTCGGACAAACCCTATATAACAGTAAGTGGCACGGGTACTGCACATGAGACTGTAATAATATGGAACGAATGCGGAGAGATTTTTGATGTTGCCGTCTTTACCGTGTTGGCTACCGATTTTATAGGCCGCTTTATCACCATTCAG AATACATATGGAATTGGTGCGAAAGCAGTGGCGCTTAGAGTCTCGGCCGATAGAGCAGCATTCTACGCATGTAGAATTTTGTCTCGGCAAGATGCCTTGTTCGACCACGTCGGCAGGCACTACTACGGACACTGCTACATTGAAGGCGACACCGATTTAATTTTCGGAAACGCTGCTTCTTTCTTCGAGAAGTGTCATTTGCATTCGCTTTCGGAGCACAAAGGAGCGATCACAGCACAACGAAGGTATGCGCCTTCCGATCAATCGGGGTTCACCTTCTTGGCATGCGTCGTCACCGGCGTCAAAACGGCACTACTAGGACGGCCGTGGGGTCCCTATTCGACAGTCGTCTTTGCGTATACTTACATGTCAAACGTGATTCTTCCAGAAGGGTGGGACGGATGGAGACTAGCACCCAACAACTTAAGTCATGTTTACTATGGGCAATACAAATGCTATGGACCGGGAGCCGAGACATCACAAAGAGTTAAATGGTCACAAAGCCTTACAAGCGAACAAGTTACACCCTTCCTTGATCAAGCGATTGCCCTTCAATCCGAAAGCTGGCAAGATCGTTGGTCTCTCCTTCATCCTTACGGAGCAGAGCAAGGAAGCGTGGACGGTAAGAACAATATGGACCAAATAGGAGAGGATCCCAGCCCCATCGGAGAGGACGTGGGGGTTGGTTGGGACCCTGTGGAATGGAGTGGGGCGGAGGGGATGTCGATCAGCCCAGCGGAGGATATGTCGAGCTGCGAGAGTCCTAGGTCTCCcgggatttttctttttcttctttttggtttatttgtttGA
- the LOC103450401 gene encoding protein IQ-DOMAIN 32 isoform X2, with the protein MGKSTSCFNIITCGKDSADNDDLEAPESKSSSDKRGWSFGKRSARHRVLSNTVIRETPTSGHKEIPESAALNFQPPASTTVPEKISVIHCTDEKPQLVTPENPKVSQAEQKVSQTEPKIPETEQKVPETEPKVSNTENVAEDESAVECKPDESDVIFVQTASGGLLKSLVELENVVKLQAAVRGHLVRRHAVGTLRCVQALVKMQALIRARHARQEIDHNSKLSEKEKSVAKSNITHTSIEKLLRNSFARQLLESSPKTKPLHVKCDSSKPGSTWQWMERWTSLSSPSMVDIAESEKAVPAMEKQVRKEEISESPGESKIQDEEISDSKSSITESIVPSESEENLITYDADNLNFQASHPYIEQPQFQNISISDVKEITEEINYLPNQSVQSNADSQVELKSISGKPVTETEQPKRSMKRLASEDLETDGKKSVFGSRKVSNPAFIAAQSKFEVLSSTTNSGRSISPSYQDDAVSELQRNAFSSAVDTEIRKELNGAENPVTHVSSVQVGGSECGTEISISSTLDSPDISDVGATEHEHGAKANSTENADVQAKDLPTIPVSNLSDPVFDQPEKVVNGEIENSVVAVDSPQTESQPERTTSDLQREQDTEAGNEAYASSPEGSPRSHLTVPESQGTPSSLVSVKAKRSKADKSGSNQKRKSASAGKKSPSNPNHDSGSSKDQKNGKRRNSFGSAKPAADNIDQEPRDSSSNSSIPHFMQATESARAKLQANLSPRSSPDMQDRDIYVKKRHSLPGTNGRQGSPRIQRSMSQAQPGAKTNERKWNR; encoded by the exons atggggaAATCTACCTCTTGCTTCAATATTATCACCTGCGGTAAGGATTCAGCGGACAACGATGACCTCGAAGCTCCTGAG AGTAAGAGTTCGAGTGACAAGCGCGGATGGAGTTTTGGGAAGAGATCTGCACGGCATCGAGTGTTGAGCAACACTGTTATCAGAGAGACCCCCACTTCTGGACATAAGGAGATCCCAGAATCAGCTGCTCTTAATTTCCAACCGCCAGCGAGCACTACTGTTCCAGAAAAGATATCGGTTATACATTGCACTGACGAGAAACCCCAGTTGGTAACTCCTGAGAACCCAAAAGTATCCCAGGCTGAACAGAAGGTATCCCAGACTGAACCAAAAATACCGGAGACTGAACAGAAAGTACccgaaactgaaccaaaagtTTCCAATACTGAAAATGTTGCAGAAGATGAAAGTGCAGTCGAATGCAAACCGGATGAGTCAGATGTTATTTTTGTGCAGACAGCTTCCGGAGGATTATTG AAATCATTGGTGGAGCTTGAGAATGTTGTTAAGTTGCAAGCTGCCGTTCGTGGGCATTTGGTCCGTAGGCATGCTGTGGGAACTCTACGATGTGTTCAAGCTCTTGTGAAAATGCAAGCTCTTATTCGTGCTCGCCATGCTCGTCAAGAGATTGACCATAACTCTAAGCTCTCG gaaaaggaaaaatcagtagcCAAATCGAATATAACACACACTTCAATTGAGAAGCTACTGAGGAATAGTTTCGCCCGCCAG ttgttggaATCATCACCGAAGACCAAACCTCTTCATGTCAAGTGTGATTCCTCTAAGCCCGGTTCTACTTGGCAATGGATGGAGAGATGGACGTCACTATCATCGCCGTCAATGGTGGATATTGCAGAGTCAGAAAAAGCAGTGCCAGCGATGGAGAAACAGGTAAGAAAGGAAGAAATTTCTGAGTCCCCTGGGGAATCTAAAATTCAAGATGAAGAGATATCAGACTCAAAGTCCAGCATCACAGAATCAATAGTGCCATCTGAAAGTGAAGAGAATCTGATTACTTATGACGCTGACAACTTGAACTTTCAGGCAAGCCATCCCTATATTGAACAGCCTCAGTTTCAGAATATCAGTATATCTGATGTGAAAGAGATCACGGAAGAGATAAATTATCTTCCAAATCAAAGTGTGCAATCAAATGCAGATTCTCAAGTGGAGCTCAAGTCCATTTCTGGGAAGCCTGTCACGGAAACTGAACAACCTAAACGTTCTATGAAAAGATTAGCCTCAGAAGATCTAGAAACCGACGGAAAGAAATCTGTATTCGGATCGAGGAAAGTGAGTAATCCTGCATTTATTGCTGCACAGTCAAAATTTGAAGTGCTGAGTTCAACTACCAATTCAGGTAGATCAATTAGTCCATCCTATCAAGATGATGCTGTAAGTGAATTACAAAGGAATGCATTCTCATCTGCGGTGGATACTGAAATCAGAAAGGAGCTCAACGGGGCTGAAAACCCAGTCACCCATGTATCAAGTGTTCAAGTTGGTGGCTCTGAGTGTGGCACCGAAATCTCCATTTCTTCCACCCTTGATTCGCCTGATATATCTGATGTTGGAGCTACGGAACATGAGCATGGAGCCAAAGCTAACAGCACTGAAAATGCGGATGTCCAAGCCAAAGATTTACCTACAATCCCAGTCTCCAACCTATCTGACCCAGTCTTTGATCAACCAGAAAAGGTTGTTAATGGTGAGATCGAAAATTCTGTGGTTGCTGTGGACTCCCCTCAAACAGAGTCTCAGCCGGAGAGAACTACGTCTGATCTGCAGAGAGAACAGGACACCGAGGCAGGTAATGAAGCATATGCATCATCCCCAGAAGGTTCTCCAAGAAGCCATTTGACTGTCCCAGAATCCCAAGGAACACCGTCCAGTCTGGTATCTGTGAAAGCTAAAAGGAGCAAAGCTGACAAGAGTGGATCCAACCAAAAACGTAAGTCTGCTTCAGCAGGAAAGAAATCTCCCTCTAATCCAAATCATGATTCTGGATCCAGTAAAGATCAGAAAAACGGCAAGAGACGCAATTCATTTGGTTCAGCAAAACCCGCCGCCGATAACATTGATCAAGAACCAAGAGACAGCAGTAGCAACAGTTCCATCCCCCATTTCATGCAAGCCACAGAATCTGCAAGAGCAAAACTTCAAGCAAATCTCTCTCCAAGATCCAGTCCAGATATGCAAGACAGAGACATTTACGTAAAGAAGAGACATTCCTTACCTGGTACAAATGGAAGGCAGGGGTCTCCACGCATCCAGCGGTCAATGTCTCAAGCACAGCCAGGTGCAAAGACAAATG AGAGAAAATGGAACAGGTGA
- the LOC103450401 gene encoding protein IQ-DOMAIN 32 isoform X1 — protein MGKSTSCFNIITCGKDSADNDDLEAPESKSSSDKRGWSFGKRSARHRVLSNTVIRETPTSGHKEIPESAALNFQPPASTTVPEKISVIHCTDEKPQLVTPENPKVSQAEQKVSQTEPKIPETEQKVPETEPKVSNTENVAEDESAVECKPDESDVIFVQTASGGLLAQKSLVELENVVKLQAAVRGHLVRRHAVGTLRCVQALVKMQALIRARHARQEIDHNSKLSEKEKSVAKSNITHTSIEKLLRNSFARQLLESSPKTKPLHVKCDSSKPGSTWQWMERWTSLSSPSMVDIAESEKAVPAMEKQVRKEEISESPGESKIQDEEISDSKSSITESIVPSESEENLITYDADNLNFQASHPYIEQPQFQNISISDVKEITEEINYLPNQSVQSNADSQVELKSISGKPVTETEQPKRSMKRLASEDLETDGKKSVFGSRKVSNPAFIAAQSKFEVLSSTTNSGRSISPSYQDDAVSELQRNAFSSAVDTEIRKELNGAENPVTHVSSVQVGGSECGTEISISSTLDSPDISDVGATEHEHGAKANSTENADVQAKDLPTIPVSNLSDPVFDQPEKVVNGEIENSVVAVDSPQTESQPERTTSDLQREQDTEAGNEAYASSPEGSPRSHLTVPESQGTPSSLVSVKAKRSKADKSGSNQKRKSASAGKKSPSNPNHDSGSSKDQKNGKRRNSFGSAKPAADNIDQEPRDSSSNSSIPHFMQATESARAKLQANLSPRSSPDMQDRDIYVKKRHSLPGTNGRQGSPRIQRSMSQAQPGAKTNERKWNR, from the exons atggggaAATCTACCTCTTGCTTCAATATTATCACCTGCGGTAAGGATTCAGCGGACAACGATGACCTCGAAGCTCCTGAG AGTAAGAGTTCGAGTGACAAGCGCGGATGGAGTTTTGGGAAGAGATCTGCACGGCATCGAGTGTTGAGCAACACTGTTATCAGAGAGACCCCCACTTCTGGACATAAGGAGATCCCAGAATCAGCTGCTCTTAATTTCCAACCGCCAGCGAGCACTACTGTTCCAGAAAAGATATCGGTTATACATTGCACTGACGAGAAACCCCAGTTGGTAACTCCTGAGAACCCAAAAGTATCCCAGGCTGAACAGAAGGTATCCCAGACTGAACCAAAAATACCGGAGACTGAACAGAAAGTACccgaaactgaaccaaaagtTTCCAATACTGAAAATGTTGCAGAAGATGAAAGTGCAGTCGAATGCAAACCGGATGAGTCAGATGTTATTTTTGTGCAGACAGCTTCCGGAGGATTATTG GCTCAGAAATCATTGGTGGAGCTTGAGAATGTTGTTAAGTTGCAAGCTGCCGTTCGTGGGCATTTGGTCCGTAGGCATGCTGTGGGAACTCTACGATGTGTTCAAGCTCTTGTGAAAATGCAAGCTCTTATTCGTGCTCGCCATGCTCGTCAAGAGATTGACCATAACTCTAAGCTCTCG gaaaaggaaaaatcagtagcCAAATCGAATATAACACACACTTCAATTGAGAAGCTACTGAGGAATAGTTTCGCCCGCCAG ttgttggaATCATCACCGAAGACCAAACCTCTTCATGTCAAGTGTGATTCCTCTAAGCCCGGTTCTACTTGGCAATGGATGGAGAGATGGACGTCACTATCATCGCCGTCAATGGTGGATATTGCAGAGTCAGAAAAAGCAGTGCCAGCGATGGAGAAACAGGTAAGAAAGGAAGAAATTTCTGAGTCCCCTGGGGAATCTAAAATTCAAGATGAAGAGATATCAGACTCAAAGTCCAGCATCACAGAATCAATAGTGCCATCTGAAAGTGAAGAGAATCTGATTACTTATGACGCTGACAACTTGAACTTTCAGGCAAGCCATCCCTATATTGAACAGCCTCAGTTTCAGAATATCAGTATATCTGATGTGAAAGAGATCACGGAAGAGATAAATTATCTTCCAAATCAAAGTGTGCAATCAAATGCAGATTCTCAAGTGGAGCTCAAGTCCATTTCTGGGAAGCCTGTCACGGAAACTGAACAACCTAAACGTTCTATGAAAAGATTAGCCTCAGAAGATCTAGAAACCGACGGAAAGAAATCTGTATTCGGATCGAGGAAAGTGAGTAATCCTGCATTTATTGCTGCACAGTCAAAATTTGAAGTGCTGAGTTCAACTACCAATTCAGGTAGATCAATTAGTCCATCCTATCAAGATGATGCTGTAAGTGAATTACAAAGGAATGCATTCTCATCTGCGGTGGATACTGAAATCAGAAAGGAGCTCAACGGGGCTGAAAACCCAGTCACCCATGTATCAAGTGTTCAAGTTGGTGGCTCTGAGTGTGGCACCGAAATCTCCATTTCTTCCACCCTTGATTCGCCTGATATATCTGATGTTGGAGCTACGGAACATGAGCATGGAGCCAAAGCTAACAGCACTGAAAATGCGGATGTCCAAGCCAAAGATTTACCTACAATCCCAGTCTCCAACCTATCTGACCCAGTCTTTGATCAACCAGAAAAGGTTGTTAATGGTGAGATCGAAAATTCTGTGGTTGCTGTGGACTCCCCTCAAACAGAGTCTCAGCCGGAGAGAACTACGTCTGATCTGCAGAGAGAACAGGACACCGAGGCAGGTAATGAAGCATATGCATCATCCCCAGAAGGTTCTCCAAGAAGCCATTTGACTGTCCCAGAATCCCAAGGAACACCGTCCAGTCTGGTATCTGTGAAAGCTAAAAGGAGCAAAGCTGACAAGAGTGGATCCAACCAAAAACGTAAGTCTGCTTCAGCAGGAAAGAAATCTCCCTCTAATCCAAATCATGATTCTGGATCCAGTAAAGATCAGAAAAACGGCAAGAGACGCAATTCATTTGGTTCAGCAAAACCCGCCGCCGATAACATTGATCAAGAACCAAGAGACAGCAGTAGCAACAGTTCCATCCCCCATTTCATGCAAGCCACAGAATCTGCAAGAGCAAAACTTCAAGCAAATCTCTCTCCAAGATCCAGTCCAGATATGCAAGACAGAGACATTTACGTAAAGAAGAGACATTCCTTACCTGGTACAAATGGAAGGCAGGGGTCTCCACGCATCCAGCGGTCAATGTCTCAAGCACAGCCAGGTGCAAAGACAAATG AGAGAAAATGGAACAGGTGA
- the LOC103450402 gene encoding uncharacterized protein isoform X1, giving the protein MSAVQADKKVEVEKSGELLFCGGTSWDAIGRRKGAIEGNLISPTRLRPLVDIDIRFVASGCSSCHCVALDVEGRCYTWGRNEKGQLGHGDTIQRDRPTVVSELSKYRVVRASSGKNHTVVLTEDGHSFAFGWNKHGQLGSGSAKNEVEASPVRCQVSEVKNVACGGDFTVWLSSVEGASILTAGLPQYGQLGHGTDNEYNTKDSSVKLAYEAQPRPKAIASLAGEIIVKVACGTNHTVAVDANGYVYTWGYGGYGRLGHREQKDEWSPRRVDIFQRNNILPPDAIISAGSVNSACTAGGGQLYMWGKIKNTGDDWMYPKPLMDLSGWNLRCMDSGNMHHFVGADSSCISWGHAQNGELGYGPNGQKSSAVPKKVDILEGMHVMSVACGLGHSMVIVDRTTVGDRLDQLEVYDGKASVEGSEEPVSAAPASKQTPKRGASKASENSKRKKSKEPSDSEDEEDSDEPDDDSDGSNDEDNGEQEPKSRRGGKTSGSGRGNGAKKAAPAEVKRGRGRPPANKSPSPAPAKTATGKRGRPRRS; this is encoded by the exons ATGTCTGCGGTCCAGGCGGATaagaaggtggaggtggagaaaTCGGGAGAGCTTTTGTTCTGCGGAGGTACGTCTTGGGACGCCATTGGTCGGCGCAAAGGCGCCATTGAAGGTAATTTGATCTCCCCCACGCGCCTCCGCCCTCTCGTCGACATCGACATCCGATTCGTCGCCTCGGGTTGCT CTTCGTGTCATTGTGTGGCATTGGATGTGGAAGGGCGGTGTTATACCTGGGGACGCAATGAG AAGGGGCAGCTGGGCCATGGTGATACAATTCAGCGCGATAGGCCAACTGTAGTGTCGGAACTTTCGAA GTACAGAGTTGTTAGAGCTTCATCCGGGAAGAATCACACTGTAGTCCTTACTGAGGATGGACATTCTTTCGCCTTTGGCTGGAATAAGCATGGACAGCTGGGTTCAGGTTCAGCAAAAAATG AAGTTGAGGCTTCCCCCGTTCGCTGTCAAGTGTCTGAGGTTAAAAATGTTGCTTGTGGGGGTGACTTCACTGTGTGGTTATCTAGTGTTGAAGGAGCTTCTATACT AACTGCCGGCCTTCCACAGTATGGGCAACTTGGGCATGGTACAGATAATGAG TATAATACTAAAGACAGCTCAGTGAAGCTTGCTTATGAAGCCCAACCACGCCCTAAAGCAATAGCCTCTCTAGCTGGGGAAATTATTGTGAAAGTTGCATGTGGAACAAATCATACAG TGGCAGTGGATGCAAATGGCTATGTTTATAC GTGGGGCTATGGTGGTTATGGAAG GCTTGGACATAGGGAGCAGAAGGATGAATGGTCTCCTCGTCGTGTTGATATCTTCCAAAGGAATAATATTCTGCCTCCTGATGCAATTATTTCAGCTGGTTCTGTAAACTCTGCATGTACTGCAG GTGGAGGGCAATTGTATATGTGGGGTAAAATTAAGAATACAGGTGACGACTGGATGTATCCTAAACCACTTATGGACTTAAG TGGCTGGAATTTGCGTTGCATGGATTCAGGCAATATGCACCATTTCGTTGGTGCTGATTCCTCCTGCATAAGCTGGGGTCATGCTCAAAATGGAGAGCTGGGATATGGCCCTAATGGACAGAA GTCTTCTGCAGTTCCCAAAAAGGTGGATATCCTTGAGGGTATGCATGTTATGAG TGTTGCATGTGGACTTGGCCATTCCATGGTTATTGTTGATAGAACAACTGTTGGTGACCGACTTGATCAG CTTGAGGTGTATGATGGCAAAGCTTCTGTTGAAG GGAGTGAGGAACCTGTGAGTGCCGCTCCAGCTTCTAAGCAAACTCCTAAAAGGGGTGCTTCAAAAGCATCTGAAAATTCCAAGAGGAAGAAGTCAAAAGAACCTTCTGATTCGGAAGATGAAGAAGACAGCGATGAGCCTGATGACGACAGTGATGGAAGCAATGATGAGGACAATGGTGAGCAAGAACCTAAAAGTCGACGAGGTGGGAAGACTTCTGGTAGTGGTAGAGGCAATGGAGCTAAAAAGGCGGCACCAGCTGAGGTAAAGCGTGGACGGGGTCGCCCTCCCGCAAATAAAAGCCCAAGTCCTGCACCAGCAAAAACTGCAACTGGTAAGAGAGGAAGACCTCGCAGGTCGTAA
- the LOC103450402 gene encoding uncharacterized protein isoform X2, producing MSAVQADKKVEVEKSGELLFCGGTSWDAIGRRKGAIEGNLISPTRLRPLVDIDIRFVASGCSSCHCVALDVEGRCYTWGRNEKGQLGHGDTIQRDRPTVVSELSKVVRASSGKNHTVVLTEDGHSFAFGWNKHGQLGSGSAKNEVEASPVRCQVSEVKNVACGGDFTVWLSSVEGASILTAGLPQYGQLGHGTDNEYNTKDSSVKLAYEAQPRPKAIASLAGEIIVKVACGTNHTVAVDANGYVYTWGYGGYGRLGHREQKDEWSPRRVDIFQRNNILPPDAIISAGSVNSACTAGGGQLYMWGKIKNTGDDWMYPKPLMDLSGWNLRCMDSGNMHHFVGADSSCISWGHAQNGELGYGPNGQKSSAVPKKVDILEGMHVMSVACGLGHSMVIVDRTTVGDRLDQLEVYDGKASVEGSEEPVSAAPASKQTPKRGASKASENSKRKKSKEPSDSEDEEDSDEPDDDSDGSNDEDNGEQEPKSRRGGKTSGSGRGNGAKKAAPAEVKRGRGRPPANKSPSPAPAKTATGKRGRPRRS from the exons ATGTCTGCGGTCCAGGCGGATaagaaggtggaggtggagaaaTCGGGAGAGCTTTTGTTCTGCGGAGGTACGTCTTGGGACGCCATTGGTCGGCGCAAAGGCGCCATTGAAGGTAATTTGATCTCCCCCACGCGCCTCCGCCCTCTCGTCGACATCGACATCCGATTCGTCGCCTCGGGTTGCT CTTCGTGTCATTGTGTGGCATTGGATGTGGAAGGGCGGTGTTATACCTGGGGACGCAATGAG AAGGGGCAGCTGGGCCATGGTGATACAATTCAGCGCGATAGGCCAACTGTAGTGTCGGAACTTTCGAA AGTTGTTAGAGCTTCATCCGGGAAGAATCACACTGTAGTCCTTACTGAGGATGGACATTCTTTCGCCTTTGGCTGGAATAAGCATGGACAGCTGGGTTCAGGTTCAGCAAAAAATG AAGTTGAGGCTTCCCCCGTTCGCTGTCAAGTGTCTGAGGTTAAAAATGTTGCTTGTGGGGGTGACTTCACTGTGTGGTTATCTAGTGTTGAAGGAGCTTCTATACT AACTGCCGGCCTTCCACAGTATGGGCAACTTGGGCATGGTACAGATAATGAG TATAATACTAAAGACAGCTCAGTGAAGCTTGCTTATGAAGCCCAACCACGCCCTAAAGCAATAGCCTCTCTAGCTGGGGAAATTATTGTGAAAGTTGCATGTGGAACAAATCATACAG TGGCAGTGGATGCAAATGGCTATGTTTATAC GTGGGGCTATGGTGGTTATGGAAG GCTTGGACATAGGGAGCAGAAGGATGAATGGTCTCCTCGTCGTGTTGATATCTTCCAAAGGAATAATATTCTGCCTCCTGATGCAATTATTTCAGCTGGTTCTGTAAACTCTGCATGTACTGCAG GTGGAGGGCAATTGTATATGTGGGGTAAAATTAAGAATACAGGTGACGACTGGATGTATCCTAAACCACTTATGGACTTAAG TGGCTGGAATTTGCGTTGCATGGATTCAGGCAATATGCACCATTTCGTTGGTGCTGATTCCTCCTGCATAAGCTGGGGTCATGCTCAAAATGGAGAGCTGGGATATGGCCCTAATGGACAGAA GTCTTCTGCAGTTCCCAAAAAGGTGGATATCCTTGAGGGTATGCATGTTATGAG TGTTGCATGTGGACTTGGCCATTCCATGGTTATTGTTGATAGAACAACTGTTGGTGACCGACTTGATCAG CTTGAGGTGTATGATGGCAAAGCTTCTGTTGAAG GGAGTGAGGAACCTGTGAGTGCCGCTCCAGCTTCTAAGCAAACTCCTAAAAGGGGTGCTTCAAAAGCATCTGAAAATTCCAAGAGGAAGAAGTCAAAAGAACCTTCTGATTCGGAAGATGAAGAAGACAGCGATGAGCCTGATGACGACAGTGATGGAAGCAATGATGAGGACAATGGTGAGCAAGAACCTAAAAGTCGACGAGGTGGGAAGACTTCTGGTAGTGGTAGAGGCAATGGAGCTAAAAAGGCGGCACCAGCTGAGGTAAAGCGTGGACGGGGTCGCCCTCCCGCAAATAAAAGCCCAAGTCCTGCACCAGCAAAAACTGCAACTGGTAAGAGAGGAAGACCTCGCAGGTCGTAA